In Oryza sativa Japonica Group chromosome 3, ASM3414082v1, one DNA window encodes the following:
- the LOC4331971 gene encoding uncharacterized protein isoform X1 produces MGGGSIRAAAKAAMIGGYRSASAVRRAVLPASPAPQTAPSAAGEGRKAASTYAAIDDWVIPDREVFGPVPTHEEAMAATLDLKESFQFAKSAQLEPLPSGDLDVPTKVGQEGLVHSETPQDLVHSETQGLVDLGASQDLVHSETSQGLVHSESSQGLIHSKTSEHEDNHEISLVSSGAPGRVVQAFTMLQDSPEAQEVVASLASDQNVWNAVMRNEKVMKFYKTYATKLNEDEVEGSESDSVQNSSELGSAGEAFMCYVEKMKALVSEMMTNLSSIMQDLVATSDEGQSKGKLKTMILDSKKDFANAPSAFVLLAIASIMVVLLKRA; encoded by the exons ATGGGAGGGGGGTCCatccgcgcggcggcgaaggccgccATGATCGGGGGCTACCGCTCCGCCTCGGccgtgcgccgcgccgtcctcccGGCCTCCCCGGCGCCCCAGACAGCCCcatcggcggcgggcgagggccGCAAGGCGGCGTCCACCTACGCGGCGATCGACGACTGGGTCATCCCGGACCGCGAGGTGTTCGGCCCCGTGCCCACCCACGAGGAGGCCATGGCCGCCACCCTCGACCTCAAGGAGTCCTTCCAGTT TGCTAAGTCTGCTCAATTGGAGCCTCTCCCCTCTGGTGACCTTGATGTCCCTACAAAGGTGGGTCAGGAGGGTCTTGTTCACTCAGAAACACCTCAGGATCTTGTTCATTCAGAAACACAGGGTCTTGTTGATTTAGGAGCATCCCAGGATCTTGTTCATTCGGAAACATCTCAGGGTCTTGTTCATTCGGAATCATCTCAGGGTCTTATTCATTCAAAAACTTCTGAGCATGAGGATAACCATGAAATTTCACTTGTTTCCTCTGGAGCCCCTGGACGCGTTGTGCAAGCGTTCACAATGCTACAGGATAGCCCTGAAGCACAG GAAGTTGTTGCCTCACTTGCTTCTGATCAGAATGTTTGGAACGCTGTAATGAGGAATGAAAAGGTTATGAAGTTTTACAAGACCTATGCGACGA AGCTTAACGAAGATGAGGTCGAAGGCAGTGAGTCAGACTCCGTGCAGAACAGCAGTGAGTTGGGCAGCGCTGGAGAAGCGTTCATGTGCTACGTGGAGAAAATGAAGGCACTGGTGTCTGAGATGATGACGAACCTTTCAAGCATTATGCAAGATCTAGTTGCAACCTCGGACGAGGGCCAGAGCAAGGGGAAGCTGAAGACTATGATCCTGGACTCCAAGAAAGATTTTGCAAATGCTCCATCAGCCTTCGTCCTCTTGGCTATTGCTTCGATCATGGTAGTTTTACTTAAGCGCGCGTAG
- the LOC4331975 gene encoding uncharacterized protein — MKACARAAGERLPLVGAPARQPLARSFVKVNRLSSQHETKSVVSCSVRVSDDKTHRIEATAEHILPATNDHVMKAIDSINRGQVIAVPTDTIYGFACDACSAEAVNRIYEIKGRVQTRPLAICVADVPDISRFAVVDHLPHGLLDSLLPGPVTVVLKRGNNSILERSLNPGLESIGVRVPDFDFIRAISRGAGSALALTSANLSGHPSSVNVKDFEDLWPHCSYVFDGGILPSGRAGSTIVDLITPGVYKILRDGSSRQETTAVLGKFGFVEAW; from the exons atgaaggcGTGCGCGAGGGCAGCGGGGGAGAGGCTCCCCCTGGTCGGTGCTCCCGCCAGGCAACCCCTGGCTCGGAG ttttgttaaggtcaacagatTATCATCTCAACATGAGACGAAGTCTGTGGTATCCTGCTCGGTAAGGGTGTCAGATGACAAGACACACCGAATAGAAGCCACGGCAGAACACATCCTTCCAGCAACAAATGATCATGTCATGAAAGCAATTGACTCAATTAACAGGGGGCAAGTGATTGCGGTGCCCACCGATACGATTTATGGCTTTGCTTGTGATGCATG CTCTGCAGAAGCAGTTAATCGTATATATGAGATCAAAGGACGCGTACAGACACGGCCTCTTGCAATCTGTGTTGCTGATGTCCCAGACATATCACGGTTTGCTGTTGTGGATCACCTACCTCATGGCCTGCTTGATAGTCTACTTCCTGGGCCTGTCACAGTTGTTTTAAAACGAG GTAACAACAGTATATTGGAGAGATCTCTTAATCCTGGTTTGGAAAGCATTGGAGTTCGTGTGCCAGATTTTGATTTCATTCGAGCCATTTCCCGTGGTGCTGGAAGTGCGCTTGCACTTACAAGCGCCAACTTAAGCGGGCATCCTAGTAGTGTCAACGTCAAAGATTTTGAGGATCTGTGGCCACATTGTTCATATGTCTTTGATGGTGGAATCCTCCCTTCTGGGCGTGCTGGTTCAACAATTGTGGACCTAATAACACCAGGAGTCTACAAGATATTGAGAGATGGAAG TTCAAGGCAGGAAACGACAGCGGTGCTCGGCAAGTTTGGCTTTGTTGAAGCTTGGTGA
- the LOC9271741 gene encoding pentatricopeptide repeat-containing protein At2g16880 — protein MDTPPSAAAATATAVASDSDCDSALVADVAEALVSASRLPEPPPIPALLALYLPRLAASHHPRVLSLAASHPGLASPDLLLAYRRHLSPPSCLPSLVPLLPVLPYRHLLPLLLSFVPLDPLRHLHRHLLAHLPTSPLADAALSAYARLRLPHLAAQLLHSLRRRRGVRPSLQAANAVLSALSRSPSTLPQASLDVFRSLIELRLHPNHYTFNLLVHTHCSKGTLADALATLSTMQGFGLSPDAVTYNTLLNAHCRKGMLGEARALLARMKRDGIAPTQPTYNTLVSAFARLGWIKQATKVVESMTAYGFEPDLRTYNVLAVGLCQAGKVDEAFRLKDEMERLSTALPDVVTYNTLVDACFKWRCSSDALRLLEEMRDKGVKPTLVTHNIVVKSLCKEGKLEEALGKLEKIAEEGLAPDVITYNTLIDAYCKAGNVAKAFTLMDEMVGKGLKMDTFTLNTVLYNLCKMKRYEDAEELLHSPPQRGFVPDEVSYGTVMAAYFKEYNPEPALRLWDQMIERKLIPSISTYNTLIKGLCRMERLKEAIDKLNELVEKGLVPDETTYNIIIHAYCKEGDLENAFRFHNKMVENSFKPDVVTCNTLMNGLCLHGKLDKALKLFESWVEKGKKVDVITYNTLIQSMCKVGDVDTALHFFDDMEVKGLQPDAFTYNVVLSALSEAGRSEEAHNMLHKLADSGKLSQSFACPLLKPSSADEADVKEHEGKPEAESSEKAQDNALETYMERLNGLCTGGQLKEAKAVLDEMMQKGMPVDSSTYITLMEGLIKRQKRQTHAAGQSTL, from the coding sequence atgGACaccccgccgtccgccgccgccgccaccgccaccgccgttgcGTCAGACTCTGATTGCGACTCCGCGCTCGTCGCCGACGTGGCGGAAGCGCTCGTGTCGGCGTCCCGcctgccggagccgccgcctatccccgccctcctcgccctctacctcccgcgcctcgccgcctcccaccACCCGCGCGtgctctccctcgccgcctcccaccCGGGGCTCGCCTCGCCGGACCTGCTCCTCGCctaccgccgccacctctcgccgccctcctgcctcccctccctcgtcccgctcctccccgtcctcccctaccgccacctcctcccgctcctcctctccttcgtCCCGCTCGACCCGCttcgccacctccaccgccacctcctcgcgcaCCTCCCCACGAGTCCCCTCGCCGATGCCGCGCTCTCCGCCTacgcccgcctccgcctcccccacctcgccgcccagctcctccactccctccgccgccgccgtggcgttcGCCCTTCCCTCCAGGCTGCCAACGCCGTCCTCTCCGCGCTTTCGCGCAGCCCATCCACCTTGCCGCAGGCCTCCCTCGATGTCTTCCGCTCCCTCATCGAGCTCCGCCTCCACCCCAACCACTACACCTTCAACCTCCTCGTCCACACGCATTGCTCCAAGGGCACCCTCGCCGACGCTCTCGCCACGCTCTCCACCATGCAGGGGTTCGGCCTCTCCCCCGATGCCGTCACCTACAACACGCTCCTCAATGCGCACTGCCGGAAGGGCATGCTCGGCGAGGCCCGGGCACTGCTGGCGAGGATGAAGAGGGACGGCATCGCGCCCACGCAGCCAACGTACAATACCCTCGTGTCGGCGTTTGCTAGGCTTGGGTGGATTAAGCAGGCGACCAAGGTCGTGGAGTCCATGACAGCCTACGGGTTCGAGCCTGACCTGAGGACGTACAATGTGCTCGCCGTGGGGCTGTGCCAGGCGGGGAAGGTGGACGAGGCATTCCGGCTGAAGGATGAGATGGAACGGCTCAGCACCGCGTTGCCGGATGTAGTGACTTACAATACACTTGTTGACGCCTGCTTCAAGTGGCGGTGCTCATCAGATGCATTGAGGCTGCTTGAGGAAATGCGTGACAAGGGGGTGAAGCCGACTTTGGTCACACATAACATTGTTGTGAAGAGTCTTTGCAAGGAGGGTAAATTGGAGGAGGCATTGGGGAAGCTGGAGAAGATAGCAGAGGAGGGGTTGGCACCAGATGTAATCACGTACAATACGTTGATTGATGCATACTGTAAGGCTGGTAATGTCGCAAAAGCATTCACATTGATGGATGAGATGGTCGGAAAGGGGCTCAAAATGGACACCTTCACACTTAACACCGTGCTGTACAACCTATGCAAGATGAAGCGTTATGAAGATGCTGAGGAGCTTTTGCATTCACCCCCGCAGCGGGGTTTCGTGCCTGATGAAGTCAGCTATGGTACTGTAATGGCTGCGTACTTCAAGGAGTATAATCCGGAGCCTGCTTTGCGTCTGTGGGACCAGATGATTGAGAGGAAGTTGATACCAAGCATTTCAACGTACAACACGTTGATCAAGGGGCTTTGTAGGATGGAGAGGCTGAAAGAAGCAATTGACAAATTAAATGAGCTCGTGGAGAAGGGGTTGGTTCCTGATGAAACCACATATAATATCATCATTCATGCATACTGCAAGGAAGGGGACCTAGAAAATGCCTTTCGATTCCACAACAAGATGGTTGAGAATTCCTTCAAGCCAGATGTTGTTACCTGCAACACTTTGATGAATGGCCTTTGTCTGCATGGGAAGCTAGATAAAGCATTGAAACTCTTTGAATCATgggtggagaaggggaagaaggtTGATGTTATCACATATAATACCCTAATTCAATCGATGTGCAAAGTTGGGGATGTTGATACTGCTTTGCACTTCTTTGATGACATGGAGGTCAAGGGATTGCAGCCTGATGCATTTACTTATAATGTTGTGTTATCTGCACTATCTGAAGCAGGAAGATCAGAAGAAGCACATAATATGCTACATAAGTTAGCCGATAGTGGAAAATTATCTCAAAGCTTTGCTTGTCCTCTGTTGAAGCCTTCTTCTGCGGATGAAGCAGATGTCAAGGAACATGAGGGTAAACCTGAGGCAGAATCCAGTGAAAAAGCACAAGACAATGCTCTGGAGACATACATGGAACGCCTAAATGGGCTATGTACCGGTGGGCAATTGAAAGAAGCTAAAGCCGTTTTGGATGAGATGATGCAAAAGGGGATGCCTGTTGACAGTTCAACATATATAACTTTGATGGAAGGGCTTATCAAGAGACAGAAAAGGCAAACCCATGCAGCTGGACAGTCCACACTATAG
- the LOC4331969 gene encoding ADP-ribosylation factor-like protein 8a, with the protein MGFWEAFLNWLRSLFFKQEMELSLIGLQNAGKTSLVNVIATGGFSEDMIPTVGFNMRKVTKGNVTIKLWDLGGQPRFRSMWERYCRAVSAIVYVVDAADRENMAIAKSELHDLLSKPSLTGIPLLVIGNKIDKPEAFPKQSFTDVMGLKTITDREVACFMISCKNSTNIDSVIDWLVKHSKKKN; encoded by the exons ATGGGGTTCTGGGAAGCCTTCCTCAACTGGCTCCGCAG TCTTTTTTTCAAGCAAGAGATGGAGCTTTCCTTGATAGGGCTTCAAAATGCTGGGAAAACATCGCTTGTGAATGTCATTGCT ACAGGAGGCTTTAGTGAGGACATGATTCCTACTGTAGGATTCAACATGAGAAAGGTGACCAAAGGTAATGTCACAATAAAATTGTGGGATCTTGGAGGCCAGCCAAGATTCCGTAGCATGTGGGAGAGATACTGTCGTGCAGTTTCTGCAATTGT GTATGTTGTGGATGCAGCCGATCGAGAGAACATGGCTATTGCCAAAAGCGAGCTCCATGATCTTCTGAGCAAGCCTTCTTTGACTGGGATCCCATTACTAGTCATTGGCAATAAAATTGACAAACCTGAAGCTTTCCCTAAGCAAAGCTTCACAGACGTAAT GGGGCTAAAGACAATCACTGACCGAGAAGTGGCATGCTTCATGATATCATGCAAGAACTCGACAAACATTGACTCTGTCATCGACTGGCTCGTGAAGCACTCAAAAAAGAAGAATTGA
- the LOC4331972 gene encoding peptidyl-prolyl cis-trans isomerase CYP65, with protein sequence MGKKQHSKDRMFITRTEWATEWGGAKQKEAGTPFKRLPFYCCALTFLPFEDPVCTADGSVFDLMSIIPYIKKFGKHPVTGTPLKQEDLMPLTFHKNSDGEFQCPVLNKVFTEFTHIVAVKTTGNVFCYEAIQELNIKPKNWRELLTDEPFTRNDLITIQNPNAVDSKILGEFDHVKKGLKLEDEELQRMKNDPTYNINISGDLKQMIKELGTEKGKLAFLHGGGGQKAQKERAAALAAILAKKEKDDSKSGKEPKPHQPFSIVDAASASVHGRSAAAAKAATAEKTAARIAMHMAGDRAPVNAKLVKSRYTTGAASRSFTSTAYDPVTKNELEYVKVEKNPKKKGYVQLHTTHGDLNLELHCDITPRTCENFLTHCENGYYNGLIFHRSIKNFMIQGGDPTGTGSGGESIWGKPFKDELNSKLIHSGRGVVSMANSGPHTNGSQFFILYKSAPHLNFKHTVFGMVVGGLTTLSAMEKVPVDDDDRPLEEIKILKVSVFVNPYTEPDEEEEEKAKEEEKKKDEDYDKVGSWYSNPGTGVAGSTSSGGGVGKYLKARTAGFADVVADDSNKKRKASVSNVEFKDFSGW encoded by the exons ATGGGGAAGAAGCAGCATAGCAAGGACCGGATGTTCATAACGCGGACGGAGTGGGCGACGGAGTGGGGCGGCGCCAAGCAGAAGGAGGCCGGCACGCCCTTCAAGCGCCTTCCCTTCTACTGCTGCGC GCTTACGTTTTTACCATTTGAGGATCCAGTGTGCACAGCAGATGGAAGCGTCTTTGATTTGAT GAGCATAATTCCATACATTAAGAAGTTCGGGAAGCACCCAGTAACAGGAACACCACTCAAGCAGGAAGATCTAATGCCTTTAACATTCCACAAGAACTCAGATG GAGAGTTCCAGTGCCCTGTTTTGAATAAAGTTTTTACAGAATTCACGCATATAGTTGCTGTAAAGACTACTGGGAACGTCTTCTGTTATGAG GCAATCCAAGAACTCAACATCAAGCCAAAGAATTGGAGAGAATTGCTAACTGATGAGCCCTTTACACGAAATGACTTGATAACAATTCAG AATCCAAATGCGGTTGATAGCAAGATCCTAGGTGAATTTGACCATGTCAAGAAAGGCCTCAAACTTGAAGATGAAG AGTTGCAACGAATGAAAAATGATCCAACCTACAACATAAATATTTCTGGTGATCTTAAGCAAATGATTAAGGAACTTGGAACTGAAAAGGGAAAGTTAGCTTTTTTGCATGGTGGGGGAGGGCAGAAAGCTCAAAAGGAAAGAGCTGCTGCACTTGCTGCTATATTGGCAAAAAAGGAGAAGGATGACTCAAAATCTGGCAAAGAACCTAAACCTCATCAGCCTTTCAGTATTGTAgatgctgcttctgcttctgttCATGGCAGAAGTGCAGCCGCAGCAAAGGCTGCTACTGCTGAGAAAACAGCTGCTAGAATAGCAATGCACATGGCAGGAGATCGAGCTCCTGTAAATGCTAAACTG GTTAAAAGCCGTTACACCACAGGAGCAGCTTCACGTTCTTTCACATCAACTGCCTATGATCCTGTCACCAAAAATGAACTTGAGTATGTTAAGGTTGAAAAGAATCCAAAAAAGAAGGGATATGTTCAGTTGCATACCACCCATGGTGATTTGAATTTGGAGCTTCATTGTGATATAACACCTCGGACATGTGAAAATTTCCTCACACATTGTGAAAATGGTTACTATAATGGTCTTATCTTCCATCGTAGTATCAA AAATTTCATGATTCAAGGAGGTGATCCAACTGGCACAGGAAGTGGAGGGGAGTCCATATGGGGTAAACCTTTCAAGGATGAACTGAATTCAAAACTTATACATTCAGGAAGAGGTGTTGTCAGCATGGCTAATTCTGGGCCTCATACCAATGGGTCCCAATTTTTCATCTTGTACAAGTCCGCACCACATTTAAATTTCAAGCATACGGTATTTGGCATGGTGGTCGGTGGCTTGACCACTCTTTCGGCTATGGAAAAGGTTCCTGTTGATGATGACGATCGACCATTG GAGGAAATAAAGATATTAAAAGTAAGTGTATTTGTGAACCCTTACACGGAAccagatgaagaagaagaagaaaaggcaaaggaagaggagaagaaaaaggatgAGGATTAT GATAAGGTGGGATCATGGTATAGCAATCCAGGCACTGGCGTTGCTGGTTCAACTAGCTCTGGTGGTGGCGTTGGCAAGTACCTAAAAGCTCGGACAGCTGGCTTTGCTGATGTGGTTGCAGATGAttcaaacaagaaaagaaaagcgaGTGTGTCTAATGTAGAATTTAAGGATTTCTCTGGGTGGTAG
- the LOC4331971 gene encoding uncharacterized protein isoform X2 has translation MGGGSIRAAAKAAMIGGYRSASAVRRAVLPASPAPQTAPSAAGEGRKAASTYAAIDDWVIPDREVFGPVPTHEEAMAATLDLKESFQFAKSAQLEPLPSGDLDVPTKGLIHSKTSEHEDNHEISLVSSGAPGRVVQAFTMLQDSPEAQEVVASLASDQNVWNAVMRNEKVMKFYKTYATKLNEDEVEGSESDSVQNSSELGSAGEAFMCYVEKMKALVSEMMTNLSSIMQDLVATSDEGQSKGKLKTMILDSKKDFANAPSAFVLLAIASIMVVLLKRA, from the exons ATGGGAGGGGGGTCCatccgcgcggcggcgaaggccgccATGATCGGGGGCTACCGCTCCGCCTCGGccgtgcgccgcgccgtcctcccGGCCTCCCCGGCGCCCCAGACAGCCCcatcggcggcgggcgagggccGCAAGGCGGCGTCCACCTACGCGGCGATCGACGACTGGGTCATCCCGGACCGCGAGGTGTTCGGCCCCGTGCCCACCCACGAGGAGGCCATGGCCGCCACCCTCGACCTCAAGGAGTCCTTCCAGTT TGCTAAGTCTGCTCAATTGGAGCCTCTCCCCTCTGGTGACCTTGATGTCCCTACAAAG GGTCTTATTCATTCAAAAACTTCTGAGCATGAGGATAACCATGAAATTTCACTTGTTTCCTCTGGAGCCCCTGGACGCGTTGTGCAAGCGTTCACAATGCTACAGGATAGCCCTGAAGCACAG GAAGTTGTTGCCTCACTTGCTTCTGATCAGAATGTTTGGAACGCTGTAATGAGGAATGAAAAGGTTATGAAGTTTTACAAGACCTATGCGACGA AGCTTAACGAAGATGAGGTCGAAGGCAGTGAGTCAGACTCCGTGCAGAACAGCAGTGAGTTGGGCAGCGCTGGAGAAGCGTTCATGTGCTACGTGGAGAAAATGAAGGCACTGGTGTCTGAGATGATGACGAACCTTTCAAGCATTATGCAAGATCTAGTTGCAACCTCGGACGAGGGCCAGAGCAAGGGGAAGCTGAAGACTATGATCCTGGACTCCAAGAAAGATTTTGCAAATGCTCCATCAGCCTTCGTCCTCTTGGCTATTGCTTCGATCATGGTAGTTTTACTTAAGCGCGCGTAG
- the LOC4331973 gene encoding uncharacterized protein codes for MGGGGGGRPTASGANSSSSSDDDGDAAWKAAIESIAAVGFGLPLSNGAAKATSGGGGEASHGVEQQPPQEGKAQAPGLKLYQIKVRNMLDNMLEKNLEIVKTTCSNLADPMETDGGIKLFKKAPPGIRMDAMDKYHVQLKRPRILPGTDIDEKSKKFRHMLKSVAVDGNDILVSAKKSSERSLARLEAREAAAKAAAKREEERVRELKKTRGEKWLPSIARQMKEEKAWEQRK; via the exons atgggcggcggcggcggcgggaggccgacggcgagcggggcgaacagcagcagcagcagcgatgaTGACGGGGACGCCGCCTGGAAGGCGGCCATCGAATCCATCGCCGCCGTGGGTTTCGGCCTGCCGCTGTCCAACGGCGCGGCGAAGGCCacctctggcggcggcggcgaggccagcCACGGCGtggagcagcagccgccgcaggAGGGGAAGGCGCAAGCACCTGGGCTTAAGCTTTACCAGATCAAG GTAAGGAACATGTTGGACAACATGTTAGAGAAAAACCTTGAAATAGTCAAAACTACCTGTTCGAACTTGGCCGATCCTATGGAAACAGATGGAGggataaaattatttaaaaaggCTCCACCTGGCATCAGAATGGATGCCATGG ATAAATACCATGTGCAACTGAAGAGACCAAGAATTCTGCCTGGAACAGATATCGATGAGAAATCCAAGAAG TTCAGGCATATGCTTAAGTCTGTTGCTGTTGATGGCAATGATATACTTGTTTCCGCAAAGAAATCATCAGAAAGATCATTGGCTAGATTGGAAGCAAGAGAAGCTGCAGCGAAGGCAGCAGCCAAGAGGGAAGAAGAAAGGGTGCGGGAACTGAAGAAGACTAGGGGAGAGAAATGGCTTCCTTCAATTGCTAGACAAATGAAG GAAGAAAAAGCTTGGGAGCAACGGAAGTGA
- the LOC9271490 gene encoding endo-1,4-beta-xylanase 5: MKVDPMGKLLFLLAWITLLQGCCMVKSFSYDYSSSIECLPEPPEPQYGGGVVRNADFSAGLHGWSAFGYGSLAEGSSPAGNRYAVATNRTRPYQSVSQKVLLQNDTHYTLSAWLQVSDGVADVRVVVKAAGDFIHAGGVAAKSGCWSMLKGGLTTVSGGRAEIYFESNATADIWVDSVSLKPFTKEEWSNHRDASASTARRKTVRLQATDSAGNPLPGAAVSLENVRNGFPLGAAMSGEILRNPSYQRWFASRFTVTTFENEMKWYSTEPAPGREDYSVPDAMLEFARSHGIAVRGHNVFWDDPNQQPRWVQGLPYPQLLAAASRRIRSVVARYAGKLIAWDVVNENLHFSFFERRFGWDASTAFYAAARMLDTGSTLMFMNEYNTLEQPGDMAALPARYVQRLKQIIGGYPQNGAGMAIGLEGHFTAPVNIPYMRAALDTLAQAGVPVWLTEVDVGGGASQAYYLEEILREAYAHPAVQGVILWAAWRPQGCYVMCLTDNDFNNLPQGDVVDRLITEWSTAPRAGTTDAEGFFQAELAHGEYKVTVTHPSLNTSVSQSVKVEMGSGSHYFIQV, encoded by the exons ATGAAGGTTGATCCGATGGGGAAACTGTTGTTCTTGCTTGCATGGATTACTCTCTTGCAAG GTTGCTGCATGGTGAAATCCTTTTCTTACGACTACTCATCAAGCATTGAG TGCTTGCCTGAGCCGCCGGAGCCCcagtacggcggcggcgtcgtccggAACGCCGACTTCAGCGCTGGCCTCCATGGCTGGTCGGCCTTCGGGTACGGCAGCCTCGCCGagggctcgtcgccggcggggaACAGGTACGCCGTGGCGACGAACCGGACGCGGCCGTACCAGAGCGTCAGCCAGAAGGTCCTCCTCCAGAACGACACGCACTACACCCTCTCAG CGTGGTTGCAGGTGAGCGACGGTGTCGCCGACGTGCGGGTGGTCGTCAAGGCCGCCGGCGACTTCAtccacgccggcggcgtcgccgccaaGTCCGGCTGCTGGTCCATGCTCAAGGGCGGCCTCACCACCGtctccggcggccgcgccgaGATCTACTTCGAG AGCAACGCGACGGCGGACATATGGGTGGACAGCGTGTCGCTGAAGCCGTTCACCAAGGAGGAGTGGAGCAACCACCGCGACGcgtcggcgagcacggcgaggaggaagacggtgaGGCTCCAGGCGACGGACTCCGCCGGGAACCCGCTGCCGGGCGCCGCCGTGTCGCTGGAGAACGTCCGCAACGGCTTCCCCCTCGGCGCCGCCATGAGCGGCGAGATCCTGCGCAACCCGTCGTACCAGCGGTGGTTCGCGTCGCGGTTCACGGTGACCACGTTCGAGAACGAGATGAAGTGGTACAGCACGGAgccggcgccggggagggaggACTACTCGGTGCCGGACGCGATGCTGGAGTTCGCCAGGAGCCACGGCATCGCGGTGCGCGGGCACAACGTGTTCTGGGACGACCCGAACCAGCAGCCGCGGTGGGTGCAGGGGCTCCCCTACCCGCAGctgctggcggcggcgtcgcggcggatCCGGTCGGTGGTGGCGAGGTACGCCGGGAAGCTCATCGCGTGGGACGTGGTGAACGAGAACCTGCACTTCTCCTTCTTCGAGCGCCGCTTCGGGTGGGACGCTTCCACGGCGTTctacgcggcggcgcggatgcTGGACACCGGGTCGACGCTCATGTTCATGAACGAGTACAACACGCTGGAGCAGCCGGGCGACATGGCGGCGCTGCCGGCGAGGTACGTGCAGCGGCTGAAGCAGATCATCGGCGGGTACCCGCAGAACGGCGCCGGCATGGCCATCGGCCTCGAGGGCCACTTCACCGCGCCGGTCAACATCCCCTACATGCGCGCCGCCCTGGACACCCTCGCGCAGGCCGGCGTCCCCGTGTGGCTCACCGaggtcgacgtcggcggcggcgcgtcgcagGCGTACTACCTGGAGGAGATCCTCCGGGAGGCGTACGCGCacccggcggtgcagggcgtcaTCCTGTGGGCGGCGTGGCGGCCGCAGGGCTGCTACGTCATGTGCCTCACCGACAACGACTTCAACAACCTGCCGCAGGGCGACGTCGTCGACCGCCTCATCACCGAGTGGAGCACGGCGCCGCGCGCCGGCACGACGGACGCCGAGGGCTTCTTCCAGGCCGAGCTCGCGCACGGCGAGTACAAGGTCACCGTCACCCACCCGTCGCTCAACACCTCCGTGTCGCAGAGCGTCAAGGTTGAAATGGGATCAGGGAGCCACTACTTCATCCAGGTCTAA